The following are from one region of the Roseobacter fucihabitans genome:
- a CDS encoding TRAP transporter substrate-binding protein, with translation MTFATTFKGLAAAVLAAGFIAAPAMAQERTLKLGHLANEENPWHLAAVKFGEELSTLTEGRITVEVFPNESLGKEIDLINGMQLGTVDMTITGESLQNWAPMAALLAVPYAYKSIEHMDEVASGDIGDQIKAQIVEKAQIRPIAFFARGPRNLTSNRPIASPADLDGLKMRVPNVPLFIDVWSALGAAPGPMAFSEVFTSLQNGTIESQENPLALIRSASFNEVQSHVNMTEHVRSWIYLTIAETTWASLSEADQGAVMEAAARAQTYERGLFEASLAADRAYLEANGMTFVDVDGAAFASAAKDAVLANVSDEIKPIVEGLFAE, from the coding sequence ATGACATTCGCAACGACATTCAAAGGCTTAGCCGCCGCCGTTTTGGCCGCGGGATTTATCGCAGCCCCGGCAATGGCACAGGAACGCACGCTAAAACTCGGCCACCTGGCCAATGAGGAGAACCCCTGGCATCTGGCCGCGGTGAAATTCGGCGAAGAGCTTTCGACGCTGACCGAAGGGCGCATCACCGTCGAGGTCTTCCCAAACGAGTCGCTGGGCAAGGAAATCGACCTGATCAACGGCATGCAGCTTGGCACCGTGGATATGACGATCACCGGCGAAAGCCTGCAAAACTGGGCACCCATGGCGGCGCTGCTCGCCGTGCCCTACGCCTATAAATCCATCGAGCATATGGACGAGGTCGCCTCCGGTGACATCGGCGATCAGATCAAGGCGCAGATCGTGGAAAAGGCGCAAATTCGCCCCATCGCGTTTTTCGCCCGTGGACCGCGCAACCTGACCTCAAACCGTCCCATCGCCTCGCCCGCTGATCTTGATGGGTTGAAAATGCGCGTGCCCAATGTGCCGCTTTTCATTGACGTGTGGTCCGCGCTAGGAGCCGCCCCCGGCCCGATGGCGTTTTCCGAGGTCTTCACCAGTCTGCAAAACGGCACCATTGAATCGCAGGAAAACCCACTGGCGCTGATCCGTTCCGCCAGCTTCAACGAGGTGCAAAGCCACGTCAACATGACCGAGCATGTGCGCTCCTGGATCTACCTGACGATTGCCGAAACCACATGGGCTTCCCTGAGCGAAGCCGATCAGGGCGCGGTCATGGAAGCCGCCGCGCGCGCGCAAACCTACGAGCGTGGGTTGTTTGAAGCGAGCCTCGCCGCAGATCGCGCCTATCTGGAGGCCAATGGCATGACATTTGTCGACGTCGACGGCGCGGCCTTTGCAAGTGCCGCAAAAGACGCGGTGCTGGCCAATGTCAGCGATGAAATCAAACCCATCGTCGAAGGCCTGTTCGCCGAATAA
- a CDS encoding TRAP transporter small permease, giving the protein MHRTIQTITFIARLGAGLAFALLLAVVLIQVIGRLTGASPVWTEELTRFALLYMVAFGAGLAFRSGDLVNVDVICEFLPGKLPWLLRLLAGLVTAGLALYLLPHAWRYVAIGKMQTAPALGIRMDFAHFTVFLMIAGLALFGALRIFGMLSGTEDGLPDKKPEEVDN; this is encoded by the coding sequence ATGCATCGTACCATCCAGACCATCACGTTTATCGCGCGGCTTGGGGCCGGTCTTGCCTTTGCGCTGCTGCTCGCGGTGGTCCTCATTCAGGTAATCGGACGTCTGACCGGCGCATCCCCCGTCTGGACCGAGGAACTCACCCGCTTTGCGCTCCTTTATATGGTGGCTTTTGGCGCGGGGCTCGCCTTTCGTTCCGGTGATCTGGTCAATGTCGATGTGATCTGTGAATTCCTGCCCGGCAAACTGCCCTGGCTACTCCGCCTGCTCGCGGGGCTTGTGACGGCGGGGCTCGCGCTCTATCTGCTGCCCCATGCTTGGCGCTACGTCGCCATCGGCAAAATGCAAACCGCTCCGGCCCTCGGGATCCGCATGGATTTTGCCCATTTCACCGTCTTTCTGATGATCGCAGGGCTGGCCCTTTTCGGCGCGCTGCGGATTTTCGGCATGCTCAGCGGCACAGAGGATGGCCTGCCCGACAAGAAACCCGAAGAGGTGGATAACTGA
- a CDS encoding TRAP transporter large permease, whose amino-acid sequence MEVTILFSVFIAGLALGIPVAITLGISSLAYLILAGIPPVVMPQKMYAGMDVFVLLSIPGFILAGNLMNRGGITQRIIRFANALVGWIRGGLGLTNIAASMLFGGITGTAVADAASIGGVMIPGMKKAGYPPAFAAAITAASSTVGPIIPPSVPMIIVGALSGISVGKMFLAGAIPGILMGLAMMVTCYIISARRGFPHQPWRGWSEVARSFGGAFWALAMTFLIIYGLLSGLATPTETAVIASVYAFFVGAFIYRELPIRAVPTILCDSAISAAGILALVGFANVFGWILVSERIPQAIAAGVLSLTDNKFLVILIINLLLLFVGMFMETIAALIILFVPLLSLATAVGIDPLHFATFAVLNLMIGLTTPPVGVCLFVCAGIARLPLAPVVVAILPFLLTNILVLLAVSYFPPLATWLPSVLAP is encoded by the coding sequence ATGGAAGTCACCATTCTCTTTTCGGTCTTTATCGCCGGGCTGGCCCTTGGCATCCCCGTGGCCATTACGCTCGGCATTTCCTCGCTGGCCTATCTGATACTTGCGGGTATCCCGCCCGTGGTCATGCCGCAGAAAATGTATGCGGGCATGGATGTGTTCGTGCTGCTGTCGATCCCCGGTTTCATCCTGGCGGGGAACCTGATGAACCGGGGCGGTATCACGCAACGCATCATTCGTTTTGCCAATGCGCTGGTGGGCTGGATACGCGGCGGGCTGGGCCTGACCAATATCGCCGCCTCAATGCTGTTTGGTGGCATCACCGGAACGGCGGTCGCGGATGCCGCCTCCATCGGCGGGGTAATGATTCCCGGCATGAAAAAGGCCGGCTACCCGCCCGCCTTCGCCGCTGCGATCACCGCCGCCTCCTCTACGGTCGGGCCGATCATCCCGCCCTCAGTGCCGATGATCATCGTCGGCGCACTCTCGGGGATTTCTGTGGGCAAGATGTTCCTCGCCGGGGCCATCCCCGGTATCCTGATGGGGCTGGCGATGATGGTGACATGCTATATTATCTCCGCGCGGCGCGGTTTTCCGCATCAACCCTGGCGGGGCTGGTCCGAGGTCGCGCGCTCCTTCGGTGGTGCCTTCTGGGCGCTGGCCATGACCTTCCTGATCATCTACGGACTGCTCTCCGGCCTCGCGACACCTACCGAAACCGCCGTGATCGCCAGCGTCTATGCGTTTTTCGTAGGCGCCTTCATCTACCGCGAACTGCCGATACGCGCGGTGCCAACCATACTCTGTGACAGCGCAATTTCCGCCGCCGGTATCCTCGCGCTGGTCGGTTTTGCCAATGTGTTCGGCTGGATCCTCGTCTCCGAGCGCATCCCGCAGGCCATCGCCGCCGGTGTTCTCTCCCTGACCGACAATAAATTCCTGGTGATCCTGATCATCAACCTGCTGTTGCTCTTTGTGGGCATGTTCATGGAAACCATCGCCGCGTTGATCATTCTCTTTGTGCCGCTCCTGTCTCTGGCCACGGCGGTCGGGATCGACCCGCTGCATTTCGCCACTTTTGCGGTGCTCAACCTGATGATCGGGCTGACGACACCGCCGGTGGGCGTGTGCCTCTTTGTCTGCGCTGGCATCGCGCGGCTGCCGCTCGCGCCCGTGGTCGTGGCGATCCTGCCGTTCCTGCTGACCAATATCCTCGTGCTGCTGGCCGTGTCATACTTCCCGCCGCTTGCCACCTGGCTGCCCTCCGTATTGGCACCCTGA
- the pcaC gene encoding 4-carboxymuconolactone decarboxylase, protein MNDRLEKGMAIRRSVLGDAHVDRAEADKTEIDAAFQNLITQSAWGTVWASDAISRRERSMITLALLAATGNFEEIPMHIRATARTGASQQDIVEAFQHVAIYAGVPAANHALKLAKRTYAEMAAEAP, encoded by the coding sequence ATGAACGACCGATTAGAAAAGGGCATGGCGATCCGCCGTTCGGTTCTGGGCGACGCCCATGTGGACCGCGCCGAGGCGGATAAGACCGAGATCGACGCGGCCTTTCAGAACCTCATCACGCAAAGCGCCTGGGGCACGGTCTGGGCCTCCGACGCCATTAGCCGGCGCGAACGCTCGATGATCACGCTGGCGCTCTTGGCCGCCACCGGGAATTTCGAAGAAATCCCCATGCATATCCGCGCCACCGCCCGCACCGGCGCGAGCCAACAGGACATCGTTGAAGCCTTCCAGCATGTGGCGATTTATGCGGGCGTCCCAGCGGCCAACCACGCCCTGAAACTGGCCAAACGCACCTACGCCGAGATGGCGGCGGAGGCCCCATGA
- the pcaH gene encoding protocatechuate 3,4-dioxygenase subunit beta yields the protein MSPSDLIQRDRQWHPPAHAPDYKTSVARSPHNALLSLQNTDSELTGPTFGHDDIDAGDNDLLRNYAQTGDPIGERIILHGRVLDENARPVPHTLVEIWQANAGGRYRHKKDTYLAPIDPNFGGCGRTLSDDQGRYMFRTVKPGAYPWRNWVNNWRPAHIHISVFGTAFAQRLITQMYFEGDPLIAKCPIVNAIPDPRAIGQLVAALDLNASAPLDAIAYKFDIVLRGHRSTHFENRPEGN from the coding sequence ATGAGCCCGTCCGACCTTATCCAGCGGGACCGGCAATGGCACCCGCCCGCCCATGCGCCCGATTACAAGACCAGCGTGGCGCGCTCTCCACACAATGCGCTGCTGTCGTTGCAAAACACCGACAGCGAATTGACCGGGCCGACCTTTGGTCACGATGATATCGACGCGGGCGACAATGACCTGCTGCGCAATTACGCGCAAACCGGCGATCCGATTGGCGAGCGGATCATCCTGCACGGTCGCGTCCTAGACGAAAACGCGCGCCCCGTCCCCCATACGCTGGTGGAAATCTGGCAGGCCAACGCGGGCGGGCGATATCGGCACAAAAAGGACACTTATCTGGCCCCAATTGATCCTAATTTCGGCGGCTGCGGGCGCACGCTGAGCGATGATCAGGGCCGCTATATGTTTCGCACCGTCAAACCCGGTGCCTATCCCTGGCGCAATTGGGTCAACAATTGGCGCCCCGCCCATATCCACATTTCGGTCTTCGGCACCGCCTTTGCGCAACGCCTGATCACGCAGATGTATTTTGAGGGTGATCCGTTAATCGCCAAATGCCCCATCGTGAATGCGATCCCCGATCCGCGCGCGATTGGGCAGCTTGTGGCGGCGCTTGACCTCAACGCCAGCGCGCCGCTGGATGCCATCGCTTATAAGTTCGACATCGTGCTGCGCGGGCACCGATCCACGCATTTCGAAAACCGGCCCGAGGGGAATTGA
- the pcaG gene encoding protocatechuate 3,4-dioxygenase subunit alpha, translating to MVQALNYLKESASQTAGPFVHIGLAPGAAGFDIYARELGHDIIGPNAKGERITVTGTVTDGTGAPVKDVLIEVWQANAAGIYPGKGAVENSFRGWGRVIPDFDTGVFRFNTIKPGAVRGRNDVMMAPHLNLWLVARGINVGLNTRMYFADENTANASDPVLALIEQANRRDTLIAKADGTIYHFDICLQGAHETVFFDI from the coding sequence ATAGTACAGGCTTTGAATTACCTCAAGGAATCCGCCTCCCAAACGGCAGGGCCTTTCGTGCACATCGGGCTGGCGCCGGGGGCCGCGGGCTTTGATATCTATGCCCGCGAGCTTGGCCATGACATCATCGGCCCGAATGCAAAAGGCGAACGGATCACCGTCACCGGCACCGTCACCGATGGCACCGGCGCGCCGGTCAAGGATGTACTGATCGAGGTCTGGCAAGCCAATGCTGCGGGCATCTATCCCGGCAAGGGCGCGGTGGAAAACAGTTTTCGCGGCTGGGGTCGGGTCATCCCCGATTTCGACACTGGGGTGTTCAGGTTCAACACCATCAAGCCGGGTGCTGTTCGGGGGCGAAACGATGTGATGATGGCACCCCATCTCAACCTCTGGCTGGTCGCGCGTGGGATCAATGTCGGGCTGAACACGCGGATGTATTTTGCGGATGAGAACACCGCGAATGCAAGTGACCCGGTGCTTGCCCTCATCGAACAGGCCAATCGCCGCGATACCCTGATCGCCAAAGCTGATGGTACAATCTATCACTTTGACATATGCCTTCAGGGCGCGCACGAAACCGTATTTTTCGACATATGA
- a CDS encoding 3-keto-5-aminohexanoate cleavage protein, translating into MTNPCIICIALTGSVPTKADNPALPVTISEQIESAQACFEAGASIAHCHVRDDNGKPTSDPERFARLKEGLEKHCPGMIVQLSTGGRSGAGLERGGMLPLAPDMASLTVGSNNFPTRVYENSPDLVDWLAGEMIKHDVKPEIEAFDLSHIVQATRMAADGRLKGPLYVQFVMGVKNAMPADERIFDFYIETLNRLAPDAQWCAAGIGAAQLTLNEWSIAKGGHTRTGLEDNVRLDRDRLAPSNTALVKRAVDICDKYERPVATWTQARDILGLRAVSAPT; encoded by the coding sequence ATGACCAACCCCTGCATCATCTGCATCGCCCTGACCGGCTCGGTCCCGACCAAGGCGGATAACCCCGCCCTCCCGGTCACGATATCCGAACAGATCGAAAGCGCGCAGGCGTGTTTCGAGGCCGGGGCCAGCATTGCGCATTGCCACGTGCGTGATGATAACGGCAAACCCACCTCGGACCCGGAACGCTTTGCGCGTCTCAAGGAGGGTCTGGAAAAGCACTGCCCCGGCATGATCGTGCAACTCTCAACCGGGGGGCGCTCCGGCGCAGGTCTTGAGCGCGGCGGGATGCTGCCGCTGGCTCCTGACATGGCCTCGCTGACGGTGGGTTCGAATAATTTTCCGACACGCGTCTATGAGAACAGCCCGGATCTGGTGGACTGGCTTGCAGGTGAAATGATCAAACATGACGTGAAGCCCGAGATCGAGGCCTTTGATCTCAGCCATATCGTGCAGGCCACGCGCATGGCGGCGGATGGGCGGCTCAAGGGGCCGCTTTATGTGCAATTCGTCATGGGCGTAAAAAATGCCATGCCTGCCGATGAACGTATCTTTGATTTTTATATCGAAACGCTGAACCGTCTTGCGCCGGATGCACAGTGGTGCGCGGCAGGGATCGGCGCGGCGCAATTGACGCTGAATGAATGGTCGATTGCCAAGGGCGGCCACACCCGCACGGGACTTGAGGATAACGTCCGGCTGGACCGGGACCGGTTGGCCCCTTCAAACACCGCCTTGGTGAAACGCGCGGTCGACATCTGCGACAAATACGAGCGCCCCGTCGCAACCTGGACGCAAGCGCGCGACATTCTGGGATTGCGGGCGGTGAGCGCACCGACCTGA
- a CDS encoding ATP-binding protein: protein MSLLPDGLAGRFALLLSGALIAANVIALGVLSLERGRLDRAALIEREAERIVSFVPAIEAAAPRLRRAIARDASTRFSRVSVDREPLVTQLPAAPRSVALTREISQALGGRDVRAVIRVRPDREGKNRRESIAVSIQLVNAGTGRVQWLNVLSRGEHARPDGVNEKLFLIALVLSLVAVLGVSLVFLRRLTRPLSALAQAARRAGKGDRTARVPETGPLEMREAAAAFNDMQGRISQFDAERMRTLAAVGHDLRTPLTSLRIRAEMIEPEVGLAMIRSLDEMTVMADGLVSFAKDAGEGEEPVALNLRDLLANICTDQGAILQPGADVVVLARPVALGRAFRNLVENAMRYGGGACVFLDAGNGNAVVEIMDEGPGIADDLRESMFEPFVRGEDSRSLATGGAGLGLSIAKGIVRAHGGEIILNNRAEGGLRVTVTLPLAR from the coding sequence ATGAGCCTGCTTCCAGATGGGCTCGCGGGACGCTTTGCGCTGTTGCTGTCGGGGGCGTTGATTGCGGCGAATGTGATCGCGTTGGGGGTGTTGTCTCTGGAGCGGGGGCGGCTCGACCGTGCCGCGCTGATTGAGCGCGAAGCGGAACGCATCGTGTCCTTTGTTCCGGCGATCGAAGCGGCGGCGCCCCGGTTGCGTCGTGCCATTGCGCGCGATGCCTCCACGCGGTTTTCGCGCGTTTCGGTGGATCGTGAGCCCTTGGTCACGCAGCTCCCCGCCGCACCGCGTTCCGTCGCTCTGACCCGTGAGATATCACAGGCACTTGGCGGCAGGGATGTGCGGGCCGTCATTCGCGTCAGACCTGACCGGGAAGGCAAAAACCGGCGCGAGAGTATTGCGGTTTCCATCCAACTCGTGAACGCCGGAACCGGGCGGGTCCAATGGCTCAATGTGCTGTCACGCGGAGAGCACGCGCGTCCCGACGGTGTGAACGAAAAGCTCTTCCTGATCGCACTTGTGCTGTCGCTGGTTGCCGTTCTGGGTGTGTCATTGGTGTTTTTGCGCCGTTTGACGCGTCCGTTGAGCGCGCTTGCGCAGGCGGCGCGCAGGGCCGGCAAGGGGGATCGGACCGCCCGTGTCCCCGAGACCGGCCCGCTCGAAATGCGCGAGGCGGCTGCGGCATTTAATGATATGCAGGGCAGGATTTCACAGTTTGACGCGGAGCGCATGCGCACGCTGGCGGCCGTTGGGCATGATCTGCGCACGCCCCTGACGAGCCTGCGCATCCGTGCGGAAATGATCGAACCAGAGGTGGGCCTCGCGATGATCCGCAGCCTCGATGAAATGACGGTGATGGCGGATGGTCTGGTGAGCTTTGCCAAGGACGCGGGGGAGGGCGAAGAACCCGTGGCCCTCAATCTGCGAGATCTGCTCGCGAATATATGCACGGATCAGGGCGCAATTTTGCAACCGGGGGCGGATGTGGTGGTCTTGGCGCGCCCCGTCGCGCTTGGGCGCGCGTTCCGAAATCTGGTGGAAAATGCTATGCGCTACGGCGGCGGCGCGTGTGTTTTCCTTGATGCAGGTAACGGAAATGCCGTGGTGGAGATCATGGACGAAGGCCCCGGCATCGCGGATGACCTGCGCGAGAGCATGTTTGAACCCTTTGTGCGCGGGGAGGACAGCCGCAGTCTCGCCACGGGCGGTGCCGGTCTGGGCCTGTCCATCGCCAAAGGTATCGTGCGCGCGCATGGGGGCGAGATCATCCTGAACAACCGCGCCGAGGGGGGGTTGCGTGTGACGGTGACCTTACCGCTGGCGCGCTGA
- a CDS encoding response regulator yields the protein MDAADPQILIVDDARDIREPLGQYLRKQGFRTQLAANATEARGIVAGSLLALVVLDVMMPGEDGLSLCRWLVARGGPPVILLTAMSDETDRIVGLELGADDYMIKPFNPRELLARIRAVLRRIPPPEPKVATQNRRFAGWLHDQTQHHLAHTDGRKVDLTSGENRLLAVLSDHPNVVLSRDRLLDLTAGRDAKAYDRAIDNTVSRLRRKIEDNPKIARLIVTEWGGGYRLAAQVTEE from the coding sequence TTGGATGCCGCCGACCCTCAGATCCTGATCGTTGACGATGCGCGCGATATCCGCGAGCCGCTGGGGCAATATCTGCGCAAGCAGGGGTTTCGCACGCAGCTTGCCGCCAATGCCACAGAGGCGCGCGGGATCGTGGCGGGGTCCTTGTTGGCGCTGGTGGTGCTGGATGTGATGATGCCGGGGGAGGACGGGTTGAGCCTGTGCCGCTGGCTGGTGGCGCGGGGCGGGCCGCCGGTCATCCTGCTGACGGCGATGAGCGATGAAACCGACCGGATCGTCGGGCTGGAGCTGGGCGCGGATGACTATATGATCAAACCGTTCAACCCGCGCGAGCTTCTGGCGCGTATCCGGGCCGTGTTGCGCCGGATTCCGCCGCCTGAGCCCAAGGTTGCCACGCAAAACCGTCGCTTTGCCGGATGGCTGCATGACCAGACGCAGCATCATTTGGCCCACACGGATGGGCGCAAGGTCGATTTGACCTCGGGAGAAAACCGTCTTCTGGCGGTGCTGAGCGATCATCCAAACGTAGTGTTGAGCCGGGATCGGTTGCTTGACCTGACCGCCGGGCGCGATGCCAAGGCCTATGACCGGGCGATTGACAATACCGTCAGCCGTCTGCGGCGCAAGATCGAGGATAATCCCAAGATTGCGAGGCTGATCGTGACGGAATGGGGCGGGGGCTACCGCCTGGCCGCGCAGGTCACCGAGGAATGA
- a CDS encoding EF-hand domain-containing protein, with protein MKTRKILPIGFLALTLLGSGAMTATAQNKVPAEDIATAQSERSEYRKVKDGHHGKRRGGKRGEMMRTLFSAADGDGDGALTQGEIDSYRAAKLSQADASGDGALSIAEFDTLYREITRTRMVDVFQDFDADGDGQISTQEMDARFGNVVQRMDRDDDGVLTLKERGRRG; from the coding sequence ATGAAAACGCGCAAAATTCTCCCCATTGGATTTCTGGCTCTGACGCTACTTGGGTCGGGTGCGATGACCGCAACAGCACAAAACAAGGTGCCCGCAGAAGACATCGCCACAGCGCAATCAGAGCGCTCGGAATATCGCAAGGTCAAGGACGGGCATCACGGCAAACGCCGTGGCGGCAAGCGCGGCGAGATGATGCGCACATTGTTCAGCGCTGCGGACGGGGACGGCGATGGTGCGCTCACACAGGGCGAAATCGACAGCTACCGCGCTGCGAAACTGTCGCAGGCGGATGCATCCGGTGATGGGGCGCTGAGCATTGCGGAATTTGACACGCTTTACCGTGAAATCACGCGCACCCGCATGGTCGATGTGTTTCAGGATTTCGACGCAGATGGCGACGGCCAGATCAGCACCCAGGAAATGGACGCACGCTTCGGTAATGTCGTGCAGCGGATGGACCGGGATGACGACGGGGTGTTGACCCTGAAAGAGCGCGGTCGTCGCGGCTGA
- a CDS encoding sulfite exporter TauE/SafE family protein produces MLTLSLLPEGMSLLAFASLALTSFAGSFITVAFGIGGGALMLAVMATLLPPTALIPVHGVIQIGSNLGRVMVTFRHIFWPALPSFAVGSLIGAATGGMVAVNLPPALVQIGVGLFILWNVLAKAPRILRDWPLVIGVLSSFLTMFFGATGIFVATYIKSLELPRHGHVATQAALMSLQHGLKVIVFGLLGFAFWEWAGFIAVMIATGFCGTLTGKAVLNRMGDDRFRLALNIVLIALAARLVYAGLRDLTGL; encoded by the coding sequence ATGCTGACGCTCTCCCTGCTGCCCGAGGGCATGAGCCTGCTTGCTTTTGCCAGCCTCGCACTCACCAGCTTTGCCGGCTCCTTCATCACCGTCGCTTTCGGGATCGGCGGGGGCGCTCTGATGCTGGCGGTCATGGCGACACTGCTGCCGCCCACCGCCCTGATCCCCGTGCACGGCGTCATCCAGATCGGCTCGAACCTCGGGCGGGTGATGGTAACCTTTCGCCATATCTTCTGGCCCGCCCTGCCCTCATTTGCCGTAGGGTCACTCATCGGTGCTGCGACCGGTGGCATGGTCGCTGTCAACCTGCCCCCCGCATTGGTACAAATCGGCGTCGGGCTTTTCATCCTTTGGAACGTTCTCGCAAAGGCCCCGCGTATCCTGCGCGACTGGCCGCTTGTGATCGGCGTGCTATCGAGCTTCCTGACCATGTTCTTTGGCGCGACGGGCATTTTCGTTGCGACCTATATCAAATCGCTGGAACTGCCGCGCCACGGGCATGTCGCCACACAGGCCGCGTTGATGAGCCTTCAACATGGTCTCAAGGTCATCGTCTTTGGCCTGCTGGGCTTTGCTTTTTGGGAGTGGGCCGGGTTCATTGCGGTGATGATCGCCACCGGTTTTTGCGGCACGCTGACCGGCAAGGCCGTGTTGAACCGGATGGGGGATGATCGTTTCCGCCTGGCGCTGAACATCGTGCTGATCGCCCTGGCGGCGCGGCTTGTCTATGCGGGACTGCGCGATCTGACGGGGCTGTGA